In Anaerolineales bacterium, the following proteins share a genomic window:
- a CDS encoding DUF4230 domain-containing protein, with protein MSDSTVIVISLLVFILIMSAGTAWLFFVYLPKKTLSVADEIAETVKNTLGLTPQVTINQKIIYKRTNEILQLAMIEQDFDVEHETSHKLLGSEKRIHMRGRYRAKIGFDLTKGFNIEVQRGRLLKPGQIVLQLPRAEILSVEAVDVQKTTTSGLINWVTNKDIETATHELATLAQDKATKLDMLTEAEKQIENRLNKALLPKLVGRQLTHQVKFSEIAPKVLESEAGTTANTIEEQTAE; from the coding sequence GTGAGCGATTCAACGGTTATTGTCATCAGTTTGCTTGTGTTCATCCTGATCATGTCGGCAGGGACCGCGTGGTTGTTTTTCGTTTACCTCCCCAAGAAAACTTTATCAGTGGCGGACGAGATCGCTGAAACCGTCAAAAATACGTTGGGCCTAACCCCGCAAGTGACGATTAACCAGAAGATCATCTACAAACGGACGAACGAAATCCTCCAGTTGGCGATGATCGAGCAAGATTTCGACGTTGAACACGAGACCAGTCACAAATTGCTTGGGAGCGAAAAACGCATCCACATGCGCGGGAGGTACCGAGCAAAGATCGGCTTCGACCTGACCAAGGGATTCAACATCGAAGTCCAGCGCGGAAGACTCCTGAAGCCCGGGCAGATCGTCCTGCAGTTGCCGCGCGCCGAAATCCTCTCGGTGGAAGCGGTGGACGTGCAAAAGACTACCACCTCTGGTTTAATCAACTGGGTGACAAACAAAGATATTGAAACCGCTACCCACGAACTCGCCACACTGGCGCAGGACAAAGCCACCAAACTGGACATGCTCACCGAAGCCGAAAAACAGATCGAAAACCGATTGAACAAAGCATTGCTGCCGAAACTGGTCGGTCGCCAACTTACCCATCAAGTAAAATTTTCGGAGATCGCGCCGAAAGTTCTCGAATCTGAAGCGGGAACAACGGCAAACACAATAGAGGAACAAACAGCAGAATGA
- a CDS encoding class I SAM-dependent methyltransferase, with translation MLKLYNELADWWSLLSPVEDYEEEATFFGETLAKAGLPPSPSLLELGCGGGSNAYHLKKMFARVTLTDISPAMLRISQALNPECEHIEANMRTVRLGREFDAVFVHDAIDYMITPQELKQAMETVFVHCKPGGVALFVPDDVTESFEPSTESDGSDGVDRAARYIEWSYDPDETDYNYTVEYAYLLRERDGSVHVEHERHLIGLFPHDEWLRMLREVGFEAESVRDPYERDIFVAHKPVKINSIARKM, from the coding sequence ATGCTAAAACTGTACAACGAACTGGCGGACTGGTGGTCTCTGCTTTCGCCGGTGGAGGATTACGAGGAAGAAGCCACGTTCTTTGGCGAAACATTGGCGAAAGCGGGTTTGCCTCCCTCGCCATCCCTGCTGGAACTGGGATGCGGCGGCGGGAGCAACGCGTACCATCTCAAAAAAATGTTTGCCCGAGTCACGTTGACGGATATTTCACCCGCGATGTTAAGAATCAGCCAGGCGCTCAACCCCGAATGCGAACATATCGAAGCCAATATGCGAACCGTCCGTTTGGGACGCGAGTTCGACGCGGTGTTTGTCCACGATGCGATCGATTACATGATCACGCCACAGGAATTGAAGCAAGCGATGGAAACTGTCTTTGTCCACTGCAAGCCCGGAGGGGTCGCGCTATTCGTCCCCGACGATGTGACCGAAAGTTTCGAGCCGTCCACCGAAAGCGACGGGAGCGACGGGGTAGACCGTGCGGCGCGTTACATCGAATGGTCATACGACCCGGACGAGACGGACTACAACTACACGGTGGAATACGCCTATCTGCTTCGTGAACGAGACGGATCCGTTCATGTCGAACACGAGCGACATTTGATCGGGCTGTTCCCTCACGATGAATGGTTGCGGATGTTGCGCGAGGTCGGCTTTGAGGCAGAAAGCGTCCGCGATCCGTACGAACGTGATATCTTTGTAGCGCACAAGCCGGTTAAAATTAATTCGATAGCAAGGAAAATGTGA